Proteins co-encoded in one Stenotrophomonas maltophilia genomic window:
- the purL gene encoding phosphoribosylformylglycinamidine synthase translates to MMVLEGAPALSPFRRERLESRLQSIAPSLRISGAWHVYFVQTEGAAAPDLTTLCRILEAAPQAQAVADGAVSRIVVPRLGTLSPWSSKATELVRGAGQPVSRVERGLRIDVQGWPADAAAQQALVKSLHDPMTQSVLETVEQGQALFSAPARGELERVPVDQLEAANQRLGLAMAQDEIDYLRERFTALGRSPSDVELMMFAQANSEHCRHKIFNASWTIDGQEQDRSLFRMIKNTHQQTPQHTLSAYSDNAAVIEGHPASRYRPDPASGEYRREPQVPSAFQIKVETHNHPTAIAPFPGASTGAGGEIRDEGATGRGGKPKAGLTGFSVSHLRIPELPQPWEAPRALNPRMAPALEIMTDGPLGGAAFNNEFGRPNLLGYFRSFELPEGADLVRAYDKPIMLAGGLGAIDRIQVDKIQLQAGDAVIVLGGPAMLIGLGGGAASSVASGESAEDLDFASVQRDNPEMERRCQEVIDRCVAMGANNPIKFFHDVGAGGLSNAIPELLHDSSVGGVIDLGKVPTDDPSLSPMQLWCNESQERYVLGVAQERLAEFAALCARERCPFAAVGVATAEEHLVVAYGAVPGHTPADAPIDLPMDVLFGKPPKMHRDTAHPPAPRWPALKTGGLDLHEAGLRVLAHPTVASKNFLVTIGDRSVGGLTAREQMVGPWQLPVADVAITVADFDGVAGEAMSIGERTPLALLDAAASARMAVGEALTNLCAAPVDALDEIKLSANWMAAAGHPGEDALLYDAVKAVGMELCPQLDISIPVGKDSLSMQAQWHDQGEAHKSVSPVSLVISAFAPVLDVRQQLTPLLDRDVDSELWLIGLGAGKQRLGGSILAQVHADHGDLPAFAGAAPDLDDPQRLRAFFELIRDARQSGLLLAYHDRSDGGAFAALCEMAFTSRMGLDITLDAWGDDPFRSLFNEELGAVVQIAREDRAAFADLVERHALTECAQRIARPTTAPVVRVSLAGENLAEWRWDALFDAWWSVTHAMQKRRDNPENADAEREVARAFNAPGLKPKLSFDINEDVAAPFINTGARPRVAVLREQGVNGQIEMANIFERAGFRAFDVHMSDLIEGRVALQDFTGLVACGGFSYGDVLGAGRGWATSILERSTLRDAFAAFFAREDSFALGVCNGCQMMSQLKGIIPGAEHWPQFRRNASEQFEARTALLEVVESPSILLRGMAGSRLPVAVAHGEGQAVFDNAVDQATARVALRYIDGHGNVASQYPLNPNGSPDGITGLTSTDGRVTIMMPHPERTPRALNLSWAPAEWQGDSPWMRMFRNARVWCG, encoded by the coding sequence ATGATGGTCCTCGAGGGCGCGCCCGCCCTGTCGCCGTTCCGCCGCGAACGTCTTGAATCCCGCCTGCAGTCCATCGCGCCCTCCCTGCGCATCAGCGGTGCCTGGCACGTCTACTTCGTGCAGACCGAAGGTGCCGCCGCCCCCGACCTGACAACCCTGTGCCGCATCCTCGAGGCTGCGCCGCAGGCGCAGGCCGTGGCCGACGGTGCGGTCAGCCGCATCGTGGTGCCGCGCCTGGGCACGCTGTCGCCGTGGTCGAGCAAGGCCACCGAACTGGTCCGCGGTGCCGGCCAGCCGGTCAGCCGGGTCGAGCGTGGCCTGCGCATCGACGTGCAGGGCTGGCCAGCCGATGCCGCCGCCCAGCAGGCGCTGGTCAAGTCGCTGCACGATCCGATGACGCAGTCGGTGCTGGAAACGGTCGAACAGGGCCAGGCGCTGTTCTCGGCGCCGGCGCGGGGTGAGCTGGAACGCGTGCCGGTGGACCAGCTGGAGGCCGCCAACCAGCGCCTCGGCCTGGCCATGGCCCAGGACGAGATCGACTACCTGCGCGAACGCTTCACCGCGCTGGGTCGCTCGCCGTCGGATGTGGAACTGATGATGTTCGCGCAGGCCAACTCCGAGCACTGCCGGCACAAGATCTTCAACGCCAGCTGGACCATCGACGGCCAGGAACAGGACCGTTCGCTGTTCCGGATGATCAAGAACACCCACCAGCAGACACCGCAGCACACGCTCAGCGCGTACAGCGACAATGCGGCGGTGATCGAAGGCCATCCGGCCTCGCGCTATCGCCCGGACCCGGCCAGTGGCGAATACCGCCGCGAGCCGCAGGTGCCCAGCGCGTTCCAGATCAAGGTGGAAACGCACAACCACCCGACCGCGATCGCGCCGTTCCCGGGCGCCTCGACCGGTGCCGGTGGCGAGATCCGCGACGAAGGCGCGACTGGCCGCGGTGGCAAGCCCAAGGCCGGCCTGACCGGCTTCTCGGTCTCGCACCTGCGCATTCCCGAACTGCCGCAGCCGTGGGAAGCGCCGCGTGCGCTGAACCCGCGCATGGCGCCGGCGCTGGAAATCATGACCGACGGCCCGCTCGGCGGCGCCGCGTTCAACAACGAGTTCGGCCGCCCGAACCTGCTCGGCTACTTCCGCAGCTTCGAGCTGCCCGAAGGCGCCGATCTGGTCCGCGCCTACGACAAGCCGATCATGCTGGCCGGTGGCCTCGGCGCCATCGATCGCATCCAGGTCGACAAGATCCAGCTGCAGGCCGGTGATGCGGTCATCGTGCTCGGTGGCCCGGCGATGCTGATCGGCCTCGGCGGCGGTGCCGCCAGTTCGGTGGCCTCCGGCGAAAGCGCCGAGGACCTGGACTTCGCCAGCGTGCAGCGCGACAACCCGGAGATGGAACGTCGCTGCCAGGAGGTCATCGACCGCTGCGTGGCGATGGGGGCCAACAACCCGATCAAGTTCTTCCACGACGTCGGCGCCGGTGGCCTGTCCAACGCCATCCCCGAACTGCTGCACGATTCGAGCGTGGGCGGTGTCATCGACCTGGGCAAGGTGCCCACCGATGATCCGTCGCTGTCGCCGATGCAGCTGTGGTGCAACGAATCGCAGGAACGCTACGTGCTGGGCGTGGCCCAGGAACGCCTGGCCGAGTTCGCCGCGCTGTGCGCGCGCGAGCGCTGCCCGTTCGCTGCGGTCGGCGTGGCCACCGCCGAGGAACACCTGGTGGTGGCCTACGGCGCCGTGCCCGGCCACACCCCGGCCGACGCGCCGATCGACCTGCCGATGGACGTGCTGTTCGGCAAGCCGCCGAAGATGCACCGCGACACCGCGCACCCGCCGGCCCCGCGCTGGCCGGCGCTGAAGACCGGCGGCCTGGATCTGCACGAAGCGGGCCTGCGTGTGCTGGCGCACCCGACGGTGGCCTCGAAGAACTTCCTGGTCACCATCGGTGACCGCAGCGTCGGCGGCTTGACCGCACGCGAACAGATGGTCGGCCCGTGGCAGCTGCCGGTAGCCGACGTGGCAATCACCGTGGCCGACTTCGACGGCGTGGCCGGCGAAGCCATGTCGATCGGCGAGCGCACCCCGCTGGCCCTGCTCGATGCCGCTGCATCGGCGCGCATGGCGGTGGGCGAAGCACTGACCAACCTGTGCGCGGCGCCGGTGGATGCGTTGGATGAGATCAAGTTGTCGGCGAACTGGATGGCCGCGGCCGGCCACCCGGGCGAAGACGCGCTGCTGTACGACGCGGTGAAGGCGGTGGGCATGGAGCTGTGCCCGCAGCTGGACATCAGCATCCCGGTGGGCAAGGACTCGCTGTCGATGCAGGCGCAGTGGCACGACCAGGGCGAGGCGCACAAGAGCGTGTCGCCGGTGTCGCTGGTGATCTCGGCGTTCGCGCCGGTGCTCGACGTGCGCCAGCAGCTGACCCCGCTGCTCGACCGTGACGTGGACAGCGAGCTGTGGCTGATCGGCCTCGGCGCCGGCAAGCAGCGCCTGGGCGGTTCGATCCTGGCCCAGGTGCATGCCGATCACGGTGACCTGCCGGCGTTCGCCGGTGCCGCGCCGGACCTGGACGATCCGCAGCGCCTGCGTGCCTTCTTCGAACTGATCCGCGATGCGCGCCAGTCCGGCCTGCTGCTGGCCTACCACGACCGCAGCGATGGCGGTGCCTTCGCCGCGCTGTGCGAGATGGCCTTCACCTCGCGCATGGGCCTGGACATCACCCTCGATGCCTGGGGCGATGATCCGTTCCGCAGCCTGTTCAATGAAGAGCTGGGTGCAGTGGTGCAGATCGCACGCGAAGACCGTGCCGCCTTCGCCGACCTGGTCGAGCGCCATGCACTGACCGAATGCGCACAGCGCATTGCCAGGCCGACCACTGCACCGGTGGTGCGCGTGTCGCTGGCCGGCGAGAACCTGGCCGAGTGGCGCTGGGACGCGCTGTTCGATGCCTGGTGGTCGGTCACCCACGCCATGCAGAAGCGCCGCGACAACCCGGAAAACGCCGATGCCGAACGGGAGGTCGCGCGCGCCTTCAATGCGCCCGGCCTGAAGCCCAAGCTCAGCTTCGACATCAATGAAGATGTCGCCGCGCCGTTCATCAACACCGGTGCGCGCCCGCGTGTGGCGGTGCTGCGCGAGCAGGGCGTGAATGGCCAGATCGAAATGGCCAACATCTTCGAACGTGCCGGCTTCCGCGCCTTCGACGTGCACATGAGCGACCTGATCGAAGGCCGCGTGGCCCTGCAGGACTTCACCGGCCTGGTTGCCTGCGGTGGCTTCAGCTACGGCGATGTGCTCGGTGCCGGCCGCGGCTGGGCCACCTCGATCCTGGAACGCAGCACGCTGCGTGACGCCTTCGCCGCGTTCTTTGCGCGTGAGGACAGCTTCGCGCTGGGCGTGTGCAACGGCTGCCAGATGATGAGCCAGCTCAAGGGCATCATCCCCGGTGCCGAGCACTGGCCGCAGTTCCGTCGCAACGCCAGCGAGCAGTTCGAAGCGCGTACCGCACTGCTGGAAGTGGTGGAATCGCCCTCGATCCTGCTGCGTGGCATGGCCGGTTCGCGCCTGCCGGTGGCGGTGGCGCATGGCGAAGGCCAGGCCGTGTTCGACAACGCGGTCGACCAGGCCACGGCGCGTGTCGCGCTGCGCTACATCGATGGCCACGGCAACGTGGCCAGCCAGTACCCGCTGAACCCGAACGGTTCACCGGACGGCATCACCGGCCTGACCAGCACCGACGGCCGCGTCACCATCATGATGCCGCACCCGGAACGCACCCCGCGCGCGCTCAACCTGAGCTGGGCACCGGCCGAGTGGCAGGGCGATTCGCCGTGGATGCGCATGTTCCGCAACGCACGGGTCTGGTGCGGCTGA
- a CDS encoding glycosyl hydrolase family 18 protein, producing MYDPIVRSAERATRNCRPRRLAWLLAVAAGAAALPGLAQAASCAGVAQWDQAKIYRAGDTLQKGGVLYRANQDIWNAPPDHPAGAPYYTNLGACDGGGTNQPPVVSLTSPANGATFSAGSTVNVTANASDPDGSVAKVEFFRDGSTLGVATSAPYAASWTNASAGSHTLRAVATDNNNATSSTATITITVNAAGGDTTAPSVPGGLAVGTRTANSIALSWSPSTDNTGGSGVAGYDVYRNGSLVGSPSSASYVDGGLTASTTYRYRVRARDNAGNASAQGTEISATTLAGDGGTTGKRVIGYFTQWGIYGRNYRVKNIDSSGSAARLTHINYAFGNVRNNRCEVGITQPSDPNSGAGGDAFADYTKAFSAAESVSGSADTWDQPLRGNWNQLKQLKAKYPGMKVLISLGGWTWSRGFSSAARPENRQAFVASCIDAYIKGNLPVTDGAGGAGAALGVFDGIDIDWEYPVACGIECGKPEDNANFTALMAEFRRQLDAVRPGLLLTVAVGAGIDKIRVTDPAAYHPYLDYINVMTYDFHGAWDAKTNHQSALFDSPNDPSTGDQKLYNSNDAIEAFISRGVPAAKLNLGIGYYGRGWTGVANANNGLYQTASGAAPGTYEAGIEDWKVLKNLAWPGYTDNTAGATWIYNGSTLWSFDTPANITRKMGYVKTQGLGGAFVWEFSGDDAQGTLTKAVSDGLK from the coding sequence ATGTACGACCCGATTGTGCGCAGTGCCGAACGTGCGACCCGAAACTGTCGTCCCCGCCGCCTGGCCTGGCTGCTTGCCGTGGCCGCCGGTGCCGCTGCCCTGCCCGGACTGGCGCAGGCTGCCAGCTGTGCCGGCGTGGCCCAGTGGGACCAGGCCAAGATCTACCGGGCCGGCGATACCCTGCAGAAAGGAGGCGTCCTCTATCGGGCGAACCAGGACATCTGGAACGCGCCACCGGACCATCCGGCCGGTGCGCCCTACTACACCAACCTCGGCGCCTGTGATGGCGGCGGCACCAACCAGCCGCCGGTGGTCAGCCTGACCTCGCCGGCCAACGGCGCCACCTTCAGCGCCGGCAGCACGGTCAACGTGACCGCCAACGCCAGCGATCCCGACGGCAGCGTCGCCAAGGTCGAGTTCTTCCGCGACGGCAGCACGCTGGGCGTGGCCACCAGTGCGCCGTACGCGGCCAGCTGGACCAATGCCAGCGCCGGCAGCCACACCCTGCGCGCGGTGGCCACCGACAACAACAACGCCACCAGCAGCACCGCGACCATCACCATCACCGTCAACGCCGCCGGTGGCGATACCACCGCGCCCAGCGTGCCGGGTGGGCTGGCGGTGGGAACGCGGACCGCCAACAGCATCGCGCTCAGCTGGAGCCCGTCCACCGACAACACCGGCGGCAGCGGCGTGGCCGGCTATGACGTGTACCGCAACGGCAGCCTGGTCGGCTCGCCCTCCAGTGCCAGCTACGTCGATGGCGGGCTGACCGCATCGACCACCTACCGCTACCGCGTGCGCGCCCGCGACAACGCCGGCAATGCGTCGGCCCAGGGCACCGAGATCAGCGCCACCACGCTGGCCGGCGACGGTGGCACCACCGGCAAGCGGGTCATCGGCTACTTCACCCAGTGGGGCATCTACGGCCGCAACTACCGGGTCAAGAACATCGACAGCAGCGGTTCGGCCGCACGCCTGACCCACATCAACTACGCCTTCGGCAACGTGCGCAACAACCGCTGCGAAGTGGGCATCACCCAGCCGTCGGATCCGAACAGCGGTGCCGGTGGCGATGCCTTCGCCGACTACACCAAGGCGTTCAGCGCCGCCGAGAGCGTCAGCGGCAGCGCCGATACCTGGGACCAGCCGTTGCGCGGCAACTGGAATCAGCTCAAGCAGCTCAAGGCCAAGTACCCGGGCATGAAGGTGCTGATCTCGCTGGGTGGCTGGACCTGGTCGCGCGGCTTCTCCAGCGCGGCGCGCCCGGAAAACCGCCAGGCCTTCGTTGCCTCGTGCATCGATGCCTACATCAAGGGCAACCTGCCGGTGACCGACGGTGCCGGTGGTGCCGGTGCGGCGCTGGGCGTGTTCGACGGCATCGACATCGACTGGGAATACCCGGTGGCCTGCGGCATCGAATGCGGCAAGCCGGAAGACAACGCCAACTTCACCGCGCTGATGGCCGAGTTCCGCCGCCAGCTCGATGCGGTGCGTCCGGGCCTGTTGCTGACGGTGGCGGTGGGTGCCGGCATCGACAAGATCCGCGTCACCGATCCGGCCGCGTACCACCCGTACCTGGACTACATCAACGTGATGACCTACGACTTCCACGGCGCGTGGGATGCGAAGACCAATCACCAGTCGGCACTGTTCGATTCGCCGAATGATCCGTCCACCGGCGACCAGAAGCTGTACAACAGCAACGACGCCATCGAGGCCTTCATCAGCCGTGGCGTGCCCGCCGCCAAGCTCAACCTGGGCATCGGCTACTACGGGCGTGGCTGGACCGGCGTGGCCAACGCCAACAATGGCCTGTACCAGACCGCCAGCGGCGCCGCGCCGGGCACGTATGAGGCCGGCATCGAAGACTGGAAGGTGCTGAAGAACCTGGCGTGGCCGGGCTACACCGACAACACCGCCGGTGCCACCTGGATCTACAACGGCAGCACGCTGTGGAGCTTCGACACCCCGGCCAACATCACCCGCAAGATGGGCTATGTGAAGACCCAGGGCCTGGGCGGCGCGTTCGTCTGGGAGTTCAGTGGTGACGATGCGCAGGGCACGCTGACCAAGGCGGTCAGTGATGGCCTGAAGTAA
- a CDS encoding DsbC family protein, with the protein MLRFAIAAVFGALSLTACAQPAPPAAKAPTAAPAKASPAANGSADQAVRAALTALNPGFEVDYIGAAPFPGFREVVVSGQLLYVSDDGRYLFQSQPYDTRAKGPANSEGLLGYRRSLLAKANHGDRIVFAAPNAKYTISVFTDIECGYCRKLHQDIAELNRNGITVEYLAFPRMGLGSKDYTDMISVWCAADRRQALTNAKRGGSVPARNCTNPVAMQYALGQQLGVNGTPAIFAPDGTQLGGYLPPAQLRAALEKLSAKR; encoded by the coding sequence ATGCTTCGATTTGCCATCGCCGCCGTGTTCGGTGCGCTCAGCCTGACTGCCTGTGCCCAGCCGGCCCCGCCGGCCGCCAAGGCACCCACCGCCGCACCGGCCAAGGCCAGTCCGGCCGCCAACGGTTCGGCCGACCAGGCCGTGCGTGCCGCGCTGACCGCGCTCAACCCCGGCTTCGAAGTGGACTACATCGGTGCCGCGCCGTTCCCCGGTTTCCGCGAGGTGGTGGTCTCCGGCCAGCTGCTGTACGTATCCGATGATGGCCGCTACCTGTTCCAGTCGCAGCCCTACGACACCCGTGCCAAGGGCCCGGCCAACAGCGAGGGCCTGCTGGGCTATCGCCGCAGCCTGCTGGCCAAGGCCAACCACGGTGATCGCATCGTGTTCGCCGCGCCGAACGCCAAGTACACCATCAGCGTGTTCACCGATATCGAATGCGGCTATTGCCGCAAGCTGCACCAGGACATCGCCGAACTCAACCGCAACGGCATCACCGTTGAATACCTGGCGTTCCCGCGCATGGGCCTGGGCAGCAAGGACTACACCGACATGATTTCGGTCTGGTGCGCCGCCGACCGCCGCCAGGCGCTGACCAACGCCAAGCGCGGTGGCAGCGTGCCGGCCAGGAACTGCACCAACCCGGTGGCGATGCAGTACGCACTGGGCCAGCAGCTGGGCGTGAACGGCACGCCGGCGATCTTCGCGCCCGATGGCACCCAGCTGGGTGGCTACCTGCCGCCGGCACAGCTGCGCGCGGCGCTGGAAAAGCTGTCGGCCAAGCGCTGA
- the xerD gene encoding site-specific tyrosine recombinase XerD — protein sequence MALVSTPAERRQLVQQLPELRADDSTRIQRFLDAIWAENGLARATLDSYRRDLEGLARWMDGRDGGLAGIERPGLFDYLAWRTRHGWSPRSNARLLSALRAFFADGVRRGERSEDPSALLDPPKLPRLLPKALAESQIDALLAAPDIDDPLGLRDRAMLELMYAAGLRVSELVLLPATAVNLRQGVLRVTGKGSKERLVPLGEESQHWLERYLQQSRPQLVGKGKVQALADGQTPLFVEATLHALTRQAFWHLVKRYAQIAGIDPVRISPHGLRHSFATHLLNRGADLRALQMLLGHSSLSTTQIYTLVAREHLQKLHARHHPRG from the coding sequence ATGGCTCTTGTTTCCACCCCCGCCGAACGCCGCCAGCTGGTGCAGCAGCTGCCGGAACTGCGCGCCGACGACAGCACGCGCATCCAGCGATTCCTCGATGCGATCTGGGCCGAGAACGGCCTGGCCCGCGCCACCCTCGACAGCTACCGGCGCGACCTGGAGGGCCTGGCGCGCTGGATGGATGGGCGCGATGGCGGGCTGGCCGGCATCGAACGTCCCGGCCTGTTCGACTACCTGGCCTGGCGTACCCGTCATGGCTGGTCGCCGCGCAGCAACGCGCGCCTGCTGTCGGCACTGCGCGCGTTCTTCGCCGACGGCGTGCGTCGTGGCGAGCGCAGCGAAGACCCCAGCGCACTGCTCGATCCGCCGAAACTGCCGCGGCTGTTGCCCAAGGCGCTGGCCGAAAGCCAGATCGACGCATTGCTGGCCGCGCCGGACATCGACGATCCGCTGGGCCTGCGTGACCGCGCCATGCTGGAACTGATGTACGCCGCCGGCCTGCGCGTGAGCGAACTGGTGCTGCTGCCGGCCACCGCCGTCAACCTGCGCCAGGGCGTGCTGCGGGTCACCGGCAAGGGCAGCAAGGAACGGTTGGTGCCGCTGGGCGAGGAATCACAGCATTGGCTGGAGCGTTACCTGCAGCAGTCTCGACCGCAGCTGGTCGGCAAGGGCAAGGTACAGGCCTTGGCGGATGGGCAGACCCCGCTGTTTGTCGAAGCGACGTTGCATGCGCTGACCCGGCAGGCGTTCTGGCACCTGGTCAAGCGATACGCGCAGATTGCCGGTATCGACCCGGTGCGGATCAGCCCGCACGGCCTGCGCCACAGCTTCGCCACCCACCTGCTCAACCGCGGCGCCGACCTGCGTGCGCTGCAGATGCTGCTGGGCCACAGTTCGCTGTCCACCACCCAGATCTACACCCTGGTGGCGCGCGAGCATCTGCAGAAGCTGCACGCCCGCCATCATCCGCGCGGCTGA
- a CDS encoding RDD family protein, with protein MSRPAPEAAAAATTEMPRPRALLLWRMLAMVYDALPVLALWMLAGTLFTLGYTFSGHAQRENIAPFSAWQWLLWAVCWAVTGWYATASWRRGGQTLGMRPWRLKLESSDGTPLQRAQLWLRFAVGTLSLLLGGLGFWWAWLDRQHLTWHDRASGTRLVRTPKR; from the coding sequence ATGTCCCGCCCTGCCCCCGAGGCCGCCGCTGCGGCCACCACCGAGATGCCCCGCCCACGTGCGTTGCTGCTGTGGCGCATGCTGGCGATGGTCTATGACGCGTTGCCGGTGCTGGCCCTGTGGATGCTGGCTGGCACGCTGTTCACCCTGGGCTACACCTTCAGCGGCCATGCCCAGCGCGAGAACATCGCACCGTTCAGCGCCTGGCAGTGGCTGCTGTGGGCAGTGTGCTGGGCCGTGACCGGGTGGTACGCCACGGCCAGCTGGCGCCGTGGCGGGCAGACGCTGGGCATGCGTCCCTGGCGCCTGAAGCTGGAATCAAGCGATGGCACGCCCTTGCAGCGCGCGCAGCTGTGGCTGCGTTTCGCGGTGGGCACGTTGTCGCTGCTGCTGGGCGGGCTGGGATTCTGGTGGGCGTGGCTTGATCGCCAGCACCTGACCTGGCACGACCGCGCCAGCGGTACCCGCCTGGTGCGCACGCCGAAGCGGTGA
- the lptG gene encoding LPS export ABC transporter permease LptG codes for MRLRPMRFDLYLGRSVFTTVLLTWAVLVGLDVVMAFSGEFKDIGKNGYTLGHAAAWVLYTVPRRAYTFFPTAAVIGSLMGLGQLAATSELTALRALGLSRKRLSVSVAIALSLLTAVMVLSAETLGPWGQDRADALKTSAKWGLDISTTRYSGLWAREGDTFLNAQSGEEQLVGDKGTRLILRDVRLYRVAEDGQIASLTHAATVEHDKDGWVLTGVRRDTFGERSATRQEVAREPWNSKLDPAALATGIAKPRNLSVSELSTSIAYRQRNGLDARDFEDVYWSRWFYPVNVLALCLAAVPFAFGSLRSGGMGKRLFLGILFALGFWLLQLFFGRMAGALKFDYRIAYALPPIVMLAVSGLLFRRKSG; via the coding sequence ATGAGGCTGCGCCCGATGCGTTTCGACCTGTACCTGGGGCGTTCGGTGTTCACCACCGTGCTGCTGACCTGGGCGGTGCTGGTGGGCCTGGACGTGGTGATGGCCTTCTCCGGCGAATTCAAGGACATCGGCAAGAACGGCTACACGCTGGGCCACGCTGCGGCCTGGGTGCTGTACACCGTGCCGCGCCGTGCCTACACCTTCTTCCCGACCGCTGCGGTGATCGGCTCACTGATGGGCCTGGGCCAGCTGGCGGCGACCTCGGAGCTGACCGCGCTGCGCGCGCTGGGCCTGTCGCGCAAGCGCCTGAGCGTATCGGTGGCGATCGCCCTGTCGCTGCTGACCGCCGTGATGGTGCTCAGCGCGGAGACGCTGGGGCCGTGGGGCCAGGACCGCGCCGATGCGCTGAAGACCAGCGCCAAGTGGGGGCTGGATATCTCGACCACCCGCTATTCCGGGCTGTGGGCACGCGAAGGCGATACCTTCCTCAATGCGCAGAGCGGCGAGGAGCAGCTGGTCGGTGACAAGGGAACGCGGTTGATCCTGCGCGACGTGCGCCTGTACCGCGTCGCCGAGGACGGCCAGATCGCCTCGTTGACCCACGCCGCCACGGTTGAGCACGACAAGGATGGCTGGGTGCTGACCGGGGTGCGCCGCGATACGTTCGGCGAACGCTCGGCCACCCGCCAGGAAGTGGCACGTGAACCGTGGAACTCGAAGCTGGACCCGGCCGCGCTGGCGACCGGCATCGCCAAGCCGCGCAACCTCAGCGTGTCCGAGCTCAGCACCAGCATCGCCTACCGGCAGCGCAACGGGCTGGACGCGCGCGATTTCGAGGACGTGTACTGGAGCCGCTGGTTCTACCCGGTAAACGTGCTGGCGCTGTGCCTGGCCGCCGTGCCGTTCGCGTTCGGATCGCTGCGCAGTGGCGGCATGGGCAAGCGCCTGTTCCTGGGCATCCTGTTCGCGCTGGGCTTCTGGTTGCTGCAGCTGTTCTTCGGCCGCATGGCCGGCGCGTTGAAATTCGATTACCGCATTGCCTATGCGCTGCCGCCGATCGTGATGCTGGCGGTGTCCGGGTTGCTGTTCCGGCGCAAGTCGGGCTGA
- the lptF gene encoding LPS export ABC transporter permease LptF, with translation MLKLDRYLLGDFVQSFLATLIVLLVVSVGGVLVDILGNIADGRLPAKLLFSQLGLQFIAYLPLILPLALMLGLLLAIARLYRDSEMAVITAIGVGPKRLLRPLLMLVVPVVLLVGACSLWLGPWAGRVAEQMIIEANRSVLMAGLEPGRFTPLPNGGVVYLSSISPDGTQLGKVFLQRQKDDRLEVVSANGGRMYFEGTRQRFLELDDGHQVEGPAAGGLDYRLATFARNDVALPDGAQARTEDDPELMPTLQLIGDARPQAQAQLHRRLAPPLIALAFALLTVPLGRSSPRQQRYGRMMLALMAYMVGTNLMFIGSGWIANGKIPAALGLWWLTLPLLALAIWMYARDGRLGRPKGARA, from the coding sequence ATGCTGAAGCTCGACCGATACCTGCTGGGCGATTTCGTCCAGAGTTTCCTGGCTACCCTGATCGTCCTGCTGGTGGTCAGCGTGGGCGGCGTGCTGGTGGACATCCTCGGCAACATCGCCGACGGACGCCTGCCGGCCAAGCTGCTGTTCTCGCAGCTGGGCCTGCAGTTCATCGCCTACCTGCCGCTGATCCTGCCGCTGGCGCTGATGCTGGGCCTGCTGCTGGCCATCGCCCGGCTGTACCGCGACTCGGAAATGGCGGTCATCACCGCCATTGGCGTGGGCCCCAAGCGCCTGCTGCGGCCGCTGCTGATGCTGGTGGTGCCGGTGGTGCTGCTGGTCGGTGCCTGCTCGTTGTGGCTGGGGCCCTGGGCCGGGCGGGTGGCCGAGCAGATGATCATCGAGGCCAACCGCAGCGTGCTGATGGCCGGGCTGGAGCCGGGCCGCTTCACCCCGCTGCCCAATGGCGGGGTGGTCTACCTGTCCTCGATCTCGCCCGATGGCACCCAGCTTGGCAAGGTGTTCCTGCAGCGGCAGAAGGATGACCGCCTGGAAGTGGTGTCGGCCAACGGCGGCCGCATGTATTTCGAGGGCACCCGCCAGCGCTTCCTGGAGCTGGATGACGGCCACCAGGTGGAAGGGCCCGCGGCCGGTGGGCTGGACTACCGGCTGGCGACCTTCGCCCGCAACGACGTGGCCCTGCCCGATGGCGCACAGGCCCGCACCGAGGATGATCCCGAACTGATGCCGACCCTGCAGTTGATCGGAGATGCGCGGCCGCAGGCGCAGGCACAGCTGCACCGCCGCCTGGCGCCGCCGTTGATCGCGCTGGCGTTTGCCCTGCTGACCGTGCCGCTGGGCCGCAGCTCGCCGCGCCAGCAGCGCTATGGACGCATGATGCTGGCCCTGATGGCCTACATGGTGGGCACCAACCTGATGTTCATCGGCAGCGGCTGGATCGCCAACGGCAAGATCCCGGCCGCGCTCGGCCTGTGGTGGCTGACCCTGCCGCTGCTGGCGCTGGCAATCTGGATGTATGCACGTGATGGCCGCCTGGGCCGCCCGAAGGGAGCCCGCGCATGA